A section of the Streptomyces sp. CG1 genome encodes:
- the wblA gene encoding transcriptional regulator WblA, whose amino-acid sequence MGWVTDWSAQAACRTTDPDELFVQGAAQNRAKAVCTGCPVRTECLADALDNRVEFGVWGGMTERERRALLRRRPTVTSWRRLLETARSEYERGLGIVPLDSDEVYEHYAAVS is encoded by the coding sequence ATGGGCTGGGTAACCGACTGGAGTGCGCAGGCTGCCTGCCGCACTACCGATCCGGATGAACTGTTCGTTCAAGGAGCAGCGCAGAACAGGGCCAAGGCGGTGTGCACCGGATGTCCGGTACGCACCGAGTGCCTGGCCGATGCGCTGGACAACCGCGTCGAATTCGGCGTGTGGGGAGGCATGACGGAGCGGGAGCGCCGCGCACTGCTGCGCCGACGGCCCACCGTGACCTCCTGGCGCAGGCTGCTGGAGACGGCCCGCTCGGAGTACGAGCGTGGCCTGGGCATCGTGCCCCTCGACAGCGACGAGGTGTACGAGCACTACGCGGCGGTGAGCTGA
- a CDS encoding ArsA family ATPase, translating into MSPDPAEVQETAEGHESAEGREQGRPLSPARVLDVDPLLDDPKTRIVVCCGSGGVGKTTTAAALGLRAAERGRKVVVLTIDPARRLAQSMGIDSLDNVPRRVKGTEGEGELHAMMLDMKRTFDEVVEAHADPERASAILANPFYQSLSAGFAGTQEYMAMEKLGQLRAKDEWDLIVVDTPPSRSALDFLDAPKRLGSFLDGRLIRLLTAPAKLGGRAGMAFLNVGMSMMTGTLGKLLGGQLLKDVQTFVAAMDTTFGGFRTRADATYKLLQAPGTAFLVVAAPERDALREAAYFVERLAAEKMPLVGLVLNRVHGSDAGRLSAERALAAAENLGDPRIVDQGGGKAGLRNSPDPYGSSRSPASAAATDAPASEEGSPADTERPVDRLTAGLLRLHADRMQLLSREQRTRDRFTARHPEVAVVEVPALPGDVHDLTGLRDIGALLAAGATEQTESA; encoded by the coding sequence ATGAGCCCGGACCCGGCCGAGGTACAGGAGACAGCCGAGGGGCACGAGTCCGCCGAGGGCCGCGAGCAGGGCCGGCCCCTCTCCCCCGCGCGCGTGCTGGACGTCGATCCACTGCTGGACGACCCGAAGACCCGGATCGTGGTGTGCTGCGGTTCGGGCGGGGTCGGCAAGACGACGACCGCGGCGGCCCTCGGTCTCAGAGCGGCCGAGCGGGGCCGCAAGGTGGTCGTCCTCACCATCGACCCGGCCAGGCGGCTGGCCCAGTCGATGGGCATCGACTCCCTCGACAACGTGCCGCGGCGGGTGAAGGGCACCGAGGGCGAAGGCGAACTGCACGCCATGATGCTCGACATGAAGCGCACCTTCGACGAGGTCGTGGAGGCGCACGCGGACCCCGAGCGGGCGTCCGCGATCCTGGCCAACCCCTTCTACCAATCGCTCTCGGCGGGCTTCGCGGGCACGCAGGAGTACATGGCGATGGAGAAGCTGGGGCAGTTGCGCGCGAAGGACGAGTGGGACCTGATCGTGGTCGACACCCCGCCGTCCCGCTCCGCGCTGGACTTTCTGGACGCACCGAAGCGGCTGGGCTCCTTCCTCGACGGCCGTCTCATCCGCCTGCTGACGGCCCCCGCCAAGCTCGGCGGACGCGCGGGCATGGCCTTCCTCAACGTCGGCATGTCGATGATGACCGGCACCCTGGGCAAACTGCTGGGCGGCCAGCTGCTGAAGGACGTCCAGACCTTCGTGGCCGCGATGGACACCACCTTCGGCGGGTTCCGGACGCGCGCGGACGCCACGTACAAACTGCTCCAGGCGCCCGGTACGGCGTTTCTGGTGGTCGCGGCCCCCGAGCGGGACGCGCTGCGCGAGGCGGCGTACTTCGTGGAGCGGCTGGCCGCGGAGAAGATGCCGCTGGTGGGCCTGGTGCTGAACCGGGTCCATGGCAGCGACGCGGGCCGGCTCTCGGCCGAGCGGGCGCTCGCCGCCGCCGAAAATCTTGGGGACCCCCGCATTGTGGATCAGGGGGGCGGGAAAGCTGGACTTCGTAACTCTCCCGACCCATACGGCAGTTCGCGATCTCCCGCATCCGCGGCCGCAACCGACGCCCCTGCTTCCGAGGAAGGCTCCCCCGCCGACACGGAGCGCCCTGTCGACCGGCTCACCGCGGGACTGCTGCGACTGCACGCCGATCGCATGCAGTTGCTCTCGCGCGAGCAGCGCACGCGTGACCGTTTCACCGCCCGTCACCCCGAGGTGGCGGTGGTCGAAGTACCCGCACTGCCCGGCGACGTCCACGACCTCACGGGCCTGCGCGACATCGGCGCCCTGCTGGCAGCGGGCGCGACGGAACAGACGGAGTCGGCGTAG